A genome region from Dethiosulfovibrio russensis includes the following:
- a CDS encoding tyrosine-type recombinase/integrase, translating to MKYTSPFRGRRQINRIKRAILDRSGRASREAALRDHALFVFGINSALRIGDLLSLSVGDVLAGKGCRIRIESEIRVQEGKTGNVRTFPLVEKIQEALKDYLRFRKDKRGLKPWEPLWASVRGRDRARAISRMQVYRMLNDAVEVANRAAPSAERINLRTTSIGCHSMRKTLGYMLYYEGDSVPLADIQTMYGHSSERITLRYLGITKEITDAHYRALNL from the coding sequence TTGAAGTACACCAGTCCTTTCAGGGGCAGACGGCAGATCAACCGGATAAAGCGGGCCATTTTGGATCGTTCCGGAAGGGCGAGCAGGGAGGCGGCTTTGAGGGATCACGCCCTGTTTGTCTTTGGTATCAACTCGGCCCTTAGGATCGGGGATCTGCTGTCCCTGTCCGTCGGGGATGTTTTGGCCGGTAAGGGCTGTCGTATCAGGATCGAGAGCGAGATAAGGGTCCAGGAGGGGAAGACCGGCAACGTCCGAACCTTCCCTCTGGTCGAGAAGATCCAGGAGGCCCTCAAGGATTATCTGAGGTTTCGGAAGGACAAGAGGGGCTTGAAGCCCTGGGAGCCTCTTTGGGCCTCGGTCCGTGGCAGGGATAGGGCTCGGGCCATATCGAGGATGCAGGTCTACCGGATGCTGAACGATGCCGTCGAGGTGGCCAACAGGGCGGCCCCTTCGGCGGAGAGGATCAACCTTAGGACCACCTCTATCGGCTGTCACTCCATGCGAAAGACCTTGGGCTATATGCTCTACTACGAGGGCGATTCTGTCCCTCTGGCGGATATCCAGACCATGTACGGCCATTCGTCGGAGAGGATCACCCTCCGGTATCTGGGGATCACCAAGGAGATCACCGACGCCCATTACAGGGCTTTGAACCTCTGA
- a CDS encoding terminase gpA endonuclease subunit yields the protein MVIPWTKGELAACKPPERITVSEWADRYRVLTPRLAAKPGPWRTSYMPYLRKIMDTWIDPGVEEIVLCKGAQAGASEAANNCLGYTICQDPGAAMVVYPTEDVAQWASENRLQDMIKTSNVFKGIFRERESDRLELQFRGMYVALTGANSPASLASKPVRYVIFDEIDKYPAFAGREANPLKLGRERTKTFRNRKLMYISTPTLETGNIWRMLLGCDVVYRYEVACPRCGELFPLSFKDICWPKEMTEALRDEEDITARQRIISQVEDKAWYRCPRCQCHLEDKHKTFMLSTGCWVPQGGKPDKVRRVGFHWNSIYSPQVSFGSVAAEFLRSKDSPEDLMNFVNSWLAEPFRDSVAKAEPERVMEAVGTHERGLVPDGAVAITAGVDIQKSEAYYVVRAWGPGLTSWLIEYGRFDTWNETDLQDGLRAHIVEPVFRFSDGRVCQINYCLVDCGYRTDEVYDACVVYGDVLCPVKGSSRAMDSYYRRHMVDRKDRKSQDGLVMLEANTSLLKDFIFGRMVKEPGSRGSWSLFRGCPREYAEQIASEHKVMVKTKSGEVRHEWRKISGHGANHLLDCEVYAALAARMMNLHYMPTEEERESLGRPQTEEENSWLDSGSGKGWFS from the coding sequence GTGGTTATTCCCTGGACTAAAGGAGAGCTTGCGGCCTGTAAGCCACCGGAGAGGATCACCGTCAGCGAGTGGGCGGACCGGTATCGGGTTTTGACTCCCAGGCTGGCGGCTAAGCCGGGGCCTTGGCGCACGTCTTATATGCCCTACCTCAGAAAGATCATGGACACCTGGATCGATCCGGGGGTGGAAGAGATCGTTCTTTGCAAGGGTGCTCAGGCCGGGGCGTCGGAGGCGGCGAATAACTGCCTTGGCTACACGATCTGTCAGGACCCTGGGGCGGCTATGGTGGTCTATCCCACCGAGGATGTGGCTCAGTGGGCCAGCGAAAACCGGCTTCAGGACATGATAAAGACAAGCAACGTATTCAAGGGGATCTTTCGAGAGAGGGAGTCGGACAGGCTTGAGCTCCAGTTTAGGGGGATGTACGTCGCTTTGACCGGGGCCAATAGCCCTGCGTCTTTGGCTTCCAAGCCCGTCAGGTACGTTATCTTCGACGAGATCGACAAGTATCCCGCCTTCGCTGGACGAGAGGCCAACCCCTTGAAGCTGGGCAGGGAGCGAACGAAGACCTTCCGTAACAGGAAGCTGATGTATATCTCCACTCCGACTTTGGAGACCGGGAACATCTGGAGGATGCTACTGGGGTGCGATGTGGTGTACCGATACGAGGTGGCCTGTCCTCGATGCGGAGAACTCTTCCCTCTGTCTTTTAAGGATATCTGCTGGCCCAAGGAGATGACCGAGGCCCTCAGAGATGAAGAGGATATCACCGCAAGGCAGAGGATTATCTCTCAGGTTGAGGACAAGGCGTGGTATCGCTGTCCTCGATGTCAGTGTCACCTTGAGGACAAGCACAAGACCTTTATGCTCTCCACCGGCTGCTGGGTTCCCCAGGGAGGCAAGCCCGATAAGGTTCGTCGGGTGGGGTTCCACTGGAACTCTATCTATTCTCCTCAGGTGTCCTTTGGCTCTGTTGCCGCCGAGTTCCTTCGGTCGAAGGACAGTCCAGAGGACCTGATGAACTTCGTCAACTCCTGGTTGGCTGAGCCCTTCCGTGACTCGGTGGCCAAGGCGGAGCCTGAGAGGGTTATGGAGGCCGTTGGCACTCACGAGAGAGGCCTTGTTCCCGATGGGGCTGTGGCTATTACCGCCGGGGTGGATATCCAGAAGTCGGAGGCCTATTACGTGGTTCGTGCCTGGGGGCCTGGGCTTACGTCCTGGCTTATCGAGTATGGCCGGTTCGACACCTGGAACGAGACGGACCTGCAAGACGGTTTGAGGGCCCATATAGTGGAGCCGGTTTTCCGCTTCAGCGACGGCAGAGTCTGCCAGATCAACTACTGTCTGGTGGACTGTGGGTATAGGACCGATGAGGTTTACGACGCATGTGTGGTGTATGGGGACGTGCTTTGTCCCGTTAAGGGGTCCTCCAGGGCTATGGACAGCTACTACCGGAGGCATATGGTGGACCGGAAGGACCGAAAGAGCCAGGACGGCTTGGTTATGCTGGAGGCCAACACCTCTCTTTTGAAGGATTTTATCTTCGGCCGGATGGTTAAAGAGCCTGGCTCCCGTGGGTCGTGGTCCCTTTTCAGAGGGTGTCCTAGAGAGTATGCCGAGCAGATAGCTTCGGAGCATAAGGTTATGGTGAAGACCAAAAGCGGGGAGGTCAGGCACGAGTGGCGAAAGATCTCCGGCCATGGGGCAAACCACCTCCTGGACTGCGAGGTCTACGCCGCTTTGGCCGCCAGGATGATGAACCTTCACTATATGCCGACGGAGGAAGAGAGGGAGAGTCTGGGAAGGCCCCAGACGGAAGAGGAAAATTCCTGGTTGGATTCGGGCTCAGGAAAGGGCTGGTTTAGCTAG
- a CDS encoding phage portal protein has product MSWFGKAGFALDRAIGMVAPSVALRRMSDRERMESLVASRSYDAARLDRYGSGWTPVNQRPDETDRVYRDRIRARARDLERNNGIAQSVLLALERNVIGTGLRPQAKVLDKSGYEMDDLNNQLEALWEVWAKPDNCDVTGHDSFYGLQRMMLRRMVTDGEIFTMMVSTGEYLPLQVQLVEADALATWIPGKKDVRIVSGVEVSPTWKPVGYWFYKDNIDGIPTEAVRVPAERVFPLFLKTRPQAVRGMSQFAHVMGNIKDSGEYMDAELMAARVAACFAAFVKTGSGGPASVGRSGMIQDRSGRDKPVTRLEPGIINTLPEGADVTFANPTHPNAGASDFVTLQQRLVGAGMGQSYEAVSRDVSQTNYSSARAAALEDEAGYKVLRQIIVEKVMEPVWNSFVASCVLSGKVTIRDYFSQPEVYNRCRWVPPGRQWVDPLKEVVATTKELSAGLTTLQDVCASKGRDWREVLEQRGREMEYWKSLGLDESEGAKG; this is encoded by the coding sequence GTGTCGTGGTTTGGTAAGGCGGGTTTCGCGCTGGACAGGGCTATCGGTATGGTGGCTCCCTCTGTGGCCCTTAGGAGGATGTCCGACAGGGAGAGGATGGAGTCTTTAGTCGCCAGTCGCAGCTACGACGCCGCCAGGCTGGACCGGTACGGCAGCGGCTGGACTCCGGTGAATCAGAGGCCAGACGAGACCGACAGGGTGTACAGAGACAGGATAAGGGCGAGGGCAAGGGATTTAGAGAGGAACAACGGCATAGCCCAAAGCGTCCTGCTTGCTCTGGAGCGTAACGTCATAGGCACAGGGCTAAGGCCTCAGGCTAAGGTTTTGGATAAATCGGGCTACGAGATGGACGACCTTAACAACCAGCTGGAGGCTCTTTGGGAGGTGTGGGCCAAGCCGGATAACTGCGACGTTACTGGCCACGACAGTTTCTATGGCCTTCAGCGGATGATGCTTCGCCGGATGGTGACCGACGGGGAGATCTTTACCATGATGGTGTCCACCGGGGAGTATCTGCCCCTACAGGTCCAGCTTGTGGAGGCCGACGCCCTGGCGACGTGGATCCCCGGCAAGAAGGATGTTCGGATAGTCTCCGGTGTCGAGGTGTCGCCAACCTGGAAGCCTGTAGGGTATTGGTTTTACAAAGACAATATTGACGGTATCCCAACCGAGGCAGTGAGGGTTCCGGCGGAGAGGGTGTTCCCTCTGTTTCTGAAGACCAGGCCTCAGGCGGTCAGGGGCATGAGCCAGTTTGCACACGTCATGGGCAACATAAAGGACTCGGGGGAGTATATGGACGCCGAGCTTATGGCGGCAAGGGTGGCGGCCTGTTTCGCCGCTTTCGTTAAGACCGGATCCGGTGGCCCTGCTTCTGTGGGCCGTAGCGGCATGATCCAGGATAGGTCCGGTCGGGATAAGCCGGTGACCAGGCTGGAGCCTGGGATTATAAACACCCTGCCCGAAGGGGCGGACGTAACTTTCGCAAACCCGACCCATCCCAACGCCGGAGCGTCGGACTTCGTTACCCTCCAGCAGAGATTGGTGGGGGCCGGTATGGGCCAAAGTTACGAGGCAGTGAGCCGGGACGTGAGCCAGACAAACTACAGCTCAGCCAGGGCGGCGGCTTTAGAGGACGAGGCTGGGTATAAGGTTTTGAGGCAGATTATCGTCGAGAAGGTTATGGAGCCGGTATGGAACTCCTTTGTGGCTTCCTGTGTCCTGTCGGGGAAGGTGACCATAAGGGACTATTTTTCTCAGCCTGAGGTCTATAACCGCTGTCGGTGGGTTCCTCCAGGCAGACAGTGGGTCGATCCCCTAAAGGAGGTGGTGGCCACCACAAAAGAGCTTTCCGCCGGCCTGACTACGTTGCAGGATGTCTGTGCCTCCAAGGGCAGGGATTGGCGAGAAGTGTTAGAGCAAAGGGGCCGGGAGATGGAATACTGGAAGAGTCTGGGGCTGGATGAGTCGGAAGGGGCGAAAGGGTGA
- a CDS encoding prohead protease/major capsid protein fusion protein, with protein sequence MTIGSYGRRDQPSEGVRYQEIAGFEGRKAEEGSRTVELSFSSESPVTRCNTTEYLSHSPGAADFKRFEEMGVLLWNHRSDQPIGAIEKVWIDEATRKGKALVRFDDDEESDKVYRKVLSGSLKGVSVGYRVNNWEEVRSGNVSSDGRFNGPCFVATRWEGLEISIVSVPADSSVGIGRSADAEGGDDEVKRNVPLPGDGTRSGAGTGPEGQGQPENRSQPQGQPEGPASPDDSISRAIREERERASEIQQMARSFSLDLEEFVRSGASVESVRAEVIKRLQADRQPLNVPGTVTKDEKEKFRSAAVDALCLRGGVDVKDPAPGAADLRGFRLERLAEECLVRNGESPGFHPMEMIGRALTTSDLPVILGDVARVSLMDGWGFQEESYLKWMDDSGVVSDFKEHRGARAGEVDDLLPITEDGEYKAGSMGEESEAWKIGTFGRVFSISRQAIINDALGVLTDTPKKMGEAARRKVADVGYQAFLDNPKMGDKKDLFCAAHNNLQAAAAFSFTDFEATLAALSTMVMAMKRQADLSGKRRLTVVPKFLVVPVSLELAARRFLKQTETPLSVDTAANKATGGGSNPYAGAFELVSDPRLDDVSETAFYLAAEKGKTVKLFFLNGIKEPYLEQQQVWNVDGTSYKVRIDVGAKAMDWRGFQKNPGA encoded by the coding sequence ATGACTATTGGAAGCTACGGCAGGAGAGATCAACCCTCTGAGGGCGTTCGCTATCAGGAGATAGCGGGCTTTGAGGGACGGAAGGCGGAAGAGGGCTCCCGAACTGTGGAGCTCTCTTTTTCGTCGGAAAGCCCTGTCACCCGGTGTAATACGACGGAATATCTGTCCCATAGCCCTGGGGCGGCGGACTTTAAGCGGTTTGAGGAAATGGGAGTCCTCCTGTGGAACCATAGGTCCGACCAGCCTATAGGGGCCATAGAGAAGGTCTGGATCGACGAGGCCACCAGGAAGGGCAAGGCCCTGGTCCGGTTCGACGACGACGAGGAAAGCGATAAGGTGTATCGAAAGGTCCTGTCTGGATCTTTGAAGGGCGTTTCGGTGGGCTACAGGGTGAACAACTGGGAGGAAGTGAGGTCCGGCAACGTCTCAAGCGATGGCCGGTTTAACGGCCCCTGTTTTGTCGCCACCCGGTGGGAAGGGCTTGAGATTTCCATAGTATCCGTTCCGGCAGATTCCTCGGTGGGGATCGGTCGGAGCGCAGACGCAGAAGGAGGAGACGACGAAGTGAAAAGAAATGTGCCTTTGCCTGGTGATGGAACCAGGAGCGGAGCGGGGACGGGGCCGGAGGGCCAGGGCCAGCCGGAGAACCGGAGTCAGCCCCAGGGACAGCCGGAGGGACCGGCCAGCCCCGATGATTCGATCAGCAGGGCTATCAGGGAGGAGCGGGAGAGGGCTTCGGAGATCCAGCAGATGGCGAGGTCTTTTAGCCTGGACCTTGAGGAGTTCGTTAGGTCGGGGGCCAGCGTGGAGTCCGTGAGGGCGGAGGTTATCAAGAGGCTCCAGGCGGACAGGCAGCCTCTTAACGTCCCGGGGACTGTGACTAAAGACGAGAAGGAGAAGTTTCGTTCCGCCGCTGTGGATGCCCTCTGTCTTCGTGGTGGGGTAGATGTGAAAGACCCCGCTCCCGGTGCGGCGGATCTCCGGGGCTTCCGGCTTGAGAGGTTGGCGGAGGAGTGCCTTGTAAGAAACGGCGAGAGTCCGGGCTTTCATCCCATGGAGATGATAGGCCGTGCCCTCACCACCTCCGATCTGCCGGTTATCCTGGGCGATGTCGCCAGGGTTTCCCTGATGGACGGATGGGGCTTCCAGGAGGAGAGTTACCTTAAGTGGATGGACGACTCCGGTGTAGTCTCGGACTTTAAGGAGCATCGAGGGGCCAGGGCCGGAGAGGTTGACGATCTGCTCCCTATAACCGAGGACGGGGAGTACAAGGCAGGGTCTATGGGCGAGGAGTCGGAGGCCTGGAAGATAGGGACCTTCGGCAGGGTGTTTTCGATCTCCAGGCAGGCGATCATAAACGACGCCCTTGGAGTCTTGACCGACACGCCTAAGAAGATGGGCGAGGCCGCCAGACGTAAGGTCGCCGACGTGGGATATCAGGCCTTTTTGGATAACCCCAAGATGGGGGACAAGAAGGATCTGTTCTGTGCCGCCCACAACAACCTCCAGGCCGCCGCGGCTTTCAGCTTTACCGACTTCGAGGCCACCCTTGCCGCTTTGTCCACCATGGTTATGGCGATGAAGAGGCAGGCCGACCTCAGTGGCAAGAGGCGTCTGACGGTGGTCCCCAAGTTTCTCGTGGTTCCTGTGTCTCTGGAGCTGGCGGCGAGGCGGTTTTTGAAGCAGACCGAGACCCCCCTTTCGGTGGATACCGCGGCCAATAAGGCCACCGGAGGAGGATCTAACCCCTACGCCGGGGCCTTCGAGCTTGTATCAGACCCCAGGCTGGACGACGTGAGCGAGACCGCTTTCTACCTTGCCGCCGAGAAGGGCAAGACGGTAAAGCTGTTTTTCCTGAACGGGATAAAAGAGCCTTATCTGGAACAGCAGCAGGTCTGGAACGTGGACGGAACCAGCTACAAAGTGCGTATAGACGTAGGAGCCAAGGCCATGGACTGGCGTGGCTTTCAGAAGAACCCTGGGGCATAG
- a CDS encoding DUF2190 family protein, with protein MRSYVQSGSRMDYSPDADVFVDQVVVLGGRIGVAVTDIPAGKLGALAVSGVFQLPAVTGEGFLPGEELFWDASVGKVTKDKTGDKPRAGYVFAPKAASVSTVDVKID; from the coding sequence ATGAGGAGTTATGTCCAAAGCGGAAGCAGGATGGATTATTCCCCCGATGCCGATGTCTTTGTGGATCAGGTGGTGGTTTTAGGCGGTCGTATCGGGGTTGCGGTGACAGATATCCCCGCTGGGAAACTGGGAGCTTTGGCGGTTTCTGGGGTGTTTCAGCTTCCTGCGGTTACAGGGGAGGGCTTTTTGCCTGGGGAGGAGCTTTTCTGGGATGCCTCTGTGGGTAAGGTGACGAAGGACAAAACCGGTGACAAGCCCAGGGCCGGGTATGTCTTCGCCCCTAAGGCGGCCTCGGTTTCGACGGTGGATGTGAAGATAGACTGA
- a CDS encoding head-tail joining protein: MASFRDHLASAAESLMAGDLAETVFYNGVEIRAIVRRGRSAQDGTGFSSEGSSTEGTIRVKLSDVTPEEGDIVEISGEGWSVVREISRTVATVLLEVRTDRSVF, encoded by the coding sequence ATGGCTTCCTTTCGGGATCACCTGGCTTCGGCCGCAGAGTCCCTAATGGCGGGAGATCTGGCGGAGACGGTCTTTTACAACGGCGTGGAGATCCGGGCCATAGTCAGGAGGGGCAGAAGTGCCCAAGACGGCACAGGCTTCAGCAGCGAGGGGTCTTCCACCGAGGGAACCATAAGGGTGAAGCTGTCGGACGTTACCCCAGAGGAAGGGGATATCGTAGAGATCTCCGGCGAGGGGTGGTCGGTGGTTCGGGAGATCTCCCGAACGGTGGCCACGGTGCTTCTGGAGGTCCGTACCGATAGATCGGTGTTTTGA